In Callospermophilus lateralis isolate mCalLat2 chromosome 18, mCalLat2.hap1, whole genome shotgun sequence, one DNA window encodes the following:
- the LOC143638191 gene encoding leukocyte-associated immunoglobulin-like receptor 2, whose translation MALITLFYLGLSLSPGIQAQHGSLPKPSIRAVPGPVVPQGSPVSIFCRGPPGTAQLCLQQVGGSRVWAEESLGDAQAEAAFSLQRATPGHSGTYVCQYKTQDSWSERSDPLELLVVGEGPSHCPSGPRPPLSTPALCCARQAACCRPPLVT comes from the exons ATGGCCCTCATCACACTGTTCTACCTCG gaCTGTCTCTGAGCCCTGGAATCCAGGCCCAGCATG GGTCTCTCCCCAAGCCCTCCATCCGGGCGGTGCCAGGTCCAGTGGTCCCCCAGGGGAGCCCTGTGTCCATCTTCTGCAGAGGTCCTCCCGGGACAGCTCAGCTGTGTCTGCAGCAAGTGGGAGGCTCCCGCGTGTGGGCTGAAGAAAGCCTGGGAGACGCCCAGGCTGAGGCCGCGTTCTCCCTCCAGCGTGCCACGCCCGGCCACTCGGGGACGTATGTCTGTCAGTACAAGACGCAGGACAGCTGGTCCGAGAGGAGTgaccctctggagctgctggttgTGGGTGAGGGCCCCTCCCATTGTCCCTCCGGGCCCCGTCCTCCTCTGTCCACCCCTGCCCTCTGCTGTGCTCGCCAGGCTGCCTGCTGCCGTCCCCCACTGGTCACCTGA